From Chromohalobacter canadensis, one genomic window encodes:
- the ltrA gene encoding group II intron reverse transcriptase/maturase yields MSTTPSPIRAAKIPKPKGGTRQLGIPTVTDRLIQQALLQVLTPIFDPGFSASSYGYRPGRSAQQAVSAMKAHVSVGHRWVVDLDLEAFFDRVNHDLLMARVARRVHDKRVLRLIRRYLEAGMFQHGLTTPRKQGAPQGGPLSPLLANILLDDVDKELERRGHRFCRYADDMQIYVRSRRAGERVMASLSDFLENSLRLTVNRAKSAVDRPWRRGYLGYTLTRHKLPKLTLAKASLQRLMQRVRESLKRGRGHNIRRVTEALAPVLRGWASYFSLVDVKRPLEALDQWVRRRLRCVIWRQWKRPGTRRRKLLALGLDEPRAWKSAGNGRGPWWNAGAAHMNQALPRKWFEQQGLISVLDTARGLSRSS; encoded by the coding sequence GTGAGTACCACCCCCAGCCCGATCCGAGCCGCCAAGATCCCCAAGCCCAAGGGCGGGACACGACAGCTTGGTATTCCCACGGTCACCGACCGGCTGATCCAGCAGGCGCTGCTGCAGGTGCTGACGCCGATCTTCGATCCGGGCTTTTCCGCATCGAGCTACGGCTATCGCCCCGGGCGCAGTGCCCAGCAGGCCGTCTCGGCGATGAAGGCTCACGTTTCTGTCGGCCACCGCTGGGTGGTCGATCTCGATCTGGAAGCTTTCTTCGACCGCGTGAACCACGACCTGTTGATGGCGCGGGTCGCGCGTCGCGTTCACGATAAGCGAGTGCTGCGCTTGATCCGTCGCTATCTGGAAGCTGGGATGTTCCAGCACGGCCTGACCACACCAAGAAAGCAGGGAGCGCCCCAGGGCGGACCGCTGAGTCCGCTGCTGGCGAATATCCTGCTGGATGACGTGGACAAAGAACTGGAACGCCGCGGCCACCGCTTCTGCCGCTACGCCGACGACATGCAGATTTATGTACGGAGCCGGCGAGCGGGTGAGCGCGTGATGGCCAGCCTGAGTGATTTTCTCGAGAACTCACTTAGACTCACGGTCAATCGCGCCAAGAGCGCGGTGGACCGGCCGTGGCGCCGTGGGTATCTGGGCTACACGCTGACCCGGCACAAACTGCCGAAGCTGACGCTGGCCAAGGCCAGCCTGCAGCGCTTGATGCAGCGTGTCCGCGAGAGCCTGAAGCGTGGCAGGGGCCACAACATCCGGCGAGTCACTGAGGCGTTGGCACCCGTCCTACGCGGCTGGGCCAGCTACTTCAGCCTCGTCGATGTGAAGCGTCCCCTGGAAGCGCTGGATCAATGGGTACGCCGACGATTGCGCTGCGTGATCTGGCGACAGTGGAAACGTCCAGGCACCCGGCGTAGGAAACTTCTGGCGCTAGGGTTGGATGAGCCCCGTGCCTGGAAATCAGCGGGGAATGGGCGAGGTCCTTGGTGGAATGCGGGAGCCGCGCACATGAATCAGGCCCTGCCACGGAAGTGGTTCGAGCAGCAGGGGCTGATTTCGGTACTCGACACGGCAAGAGGGCTTAGCCGTTCTTCATGA
- a CDS encoding IS3 family transposase (programmed frameshift) produces MKNQYSDQFKLQVVQQYLSGDVGLEVVAHQLGLDYSMVRRWVEQYRQHGPLGWRQTRRHYSPAFKREVLERRWRDGLSIRQTEILFDIRAAGAIGRWERQYHSGGLTALEPKRTGRRPMPQKPPSPTPEPPADGERSHEELLEELAYLRAENAYPKKARCLGPRETGDDTGQKAQAVQGLRHEHPLALLLRAASLPRSTFYYQLKALRADDLYAPLKARIQAIYDHHKGRYGYRRITAVLRQAGEAVNHKTVQRLMQQLGLKSRVRPKRYRAYRGVEGYAAPNTLQRRFQAQGPNQRWVTDITEFKVNDQKLYLSPVMDLYNGEIIAFQTGPRPVFGLVKHMLKSAFDRLRPDDRPLLHTDQGWHYRHPNYRRLVAEKRILRSMSRKGNCLDNAAMESFFGTLKAEYFHLNRFDTVEQLQQGIAEYIHYYNHQRIKQRLKGLSPVQYRTQAMAAG; encoded by the exons ATGAAGAACCAGTACAGCGACCAGTTTAAGCTGCAAGTGGTGCAGCAATACCTGAGTGGAGATGTCGGCCTAGAAGTGGTTGCCCATCAGTTGGGTCTGGACTATTCCATGGTCAGGCGATGGGTGGAGCAGTACCGGCAGCATGGGCCTTTGGGATGGCGCCAAACACGCCGTCACTACAGCCCAGCGTTCAAGCGTGAGGTGCTGGAAAGGAGGTGGCGCGACGGCTTGTCGATCCGACAGACCGAGATCCTGTTTGATATCCGTGCTGCTGGCGCTATTGGCAGATGGGAGCGTCAGTACCATAGTGGTGGCCTAACTGCCTTGGAACCGAAACGTACGGGACGCCGCCCGATGCCCCAGAAGCCCCCATCGCCAACGCCTGAGCCTCCCGCCGATGGTGAGCGCTCCCATGAGGAGTTGCTCGAGGAGCTGGCCTATCTGCGGGCAGAGAATGCCTATC CTAAAAAAGCTCGATGCCTTGGCCCGAGAGAAACGGGCGACGACACGGGGCAAAAAGCCCAAGCCGTCCAAGGGTTAAGGCATGAGCACCCCCTAGCGCTGCTGCTGCGTGCGGCATCGCTGCCGCGCAGCACGTTCTACTACCAGCTCAAGGCCCTGAGGGCTGACGATCTGTATGCGCCTCTGAAGGCGCGTATCCAGGCGATCTATGATCACCACAAGGGACGCTATGGCTATCGCCGTATCACCGCTGTGCTGCGCCAGGCAGGCGAGGCGGTCAACCACAAGACCGTCCAGCGGTTGATGCAGCAGCTGGGCTTGAAGTCCCGCGTTCGCCCCAAACGATATCGAGCTTATCGCGGCGTCGAGGGCTATGCCGCTCCCAATACGCTACAGCGTCGATTTCAAGCCCAAGGGCCGAATCAACGCTGGGTGACCGACATCACCGAATTCAAGGTCAATGACCAGAAACTCTACCTGTCACCGGTCATGGATCTGTATAACGGCGAAATCATCGCCTTCCAGACTGGGCCACGACCGGTATTCGGCCTAGTGAAGCATATGCTGAAGAGCGCCTTTGACCGGCTCAGGCCGGATGATCGGCCTCTATTGCACACGGATCAGGGGTGGCATTACCGCCACCCTAACTATCGTCGCCTGGTGGCGGAGAAGCGGATACTGCGCAGCATGTCACGGAAAGGGAATTGTCTGGACAATGCCGCTATGGAGAGTTTTTTCGGCACCCTGAAAGCGGAGTACTTCCATCTGAACCGGTTCGATACCGTTGAGCAGTTGCAGCAAGGCATTGCCGAGTACATCCACTACTACAACCATCAGCGGATCAAGCAGAGACTAAAAGGCCTGAGCCCCGTGCAATACAGGACTCAGGCCATGGCCGCCGGTTAA